The DNA window AGAAAATTCAAGCGGCCAGATTCTAAGCCAAGTATTTGGTAATCAGGAGAATAAGATCAAACGTATTGTTTTGTTCTACGAAAATGGAAAATTTGAAAGTTTTGAGCCTTAAAAAACCTGACCAAAGAAAATGGTCAGGTTAAAAAATATTTGAAGAAGAAAACTAAAGCTATTTGCTTTATTTATTTTAAAATTCGTGGTTAGAACTTTTTATCTACTATTGATCTTTTATATTCTTTAAACCATTTAAGGTTATGGAAGTTTTAGAAGATCATATTTACTTTCGTTAAAAAATTATGTTACATGCATCGATGACGGTATTTTCACCTGTCATTTCCTATCATTTAACCAAATATAATAAATTCAAATCAAATCAGCAATAAAAATTAAATTATTTTAACAAATAATTAATGTAATAAATAATTAATACGATTATTGTCAATACGATATAAATTTAATGACTGATTGAACTGATCATCATTGCTGACTTTAATTCAAACAAAAAGACCTACATATACTGCAGGTCTTTTTATGTATCTTGAAAGTAATAGTATTACTTTTTTCTTCTTTCCAACTCTTTTTTGATCAGTCCAAGTTCTCTTCCTGTTTGTCCGGCCACAGAAGTGTTTTCTCTGGCTCTTCTGGTTAAATATGGGACAACATCCTTTACAGGTCCATATGGAAGATATTTAGCTACATTATAGCCTTTATCTGACAAATAGAAGGTAATGTTATCACTCATTCCGTAAAGCTGGCCAAAATAAACGTGTGGGTTATCGTTTGCTAAAGATTTAGCTTTCATTTTATCCATAATCAACTCTGAAGAAATCTCATTGTGAGTACCGAAGAAAGCTGATACTTTATCCAAATGATTCATCACAAAGTCGATTCCGGCATTATAATTTTTATCGGAAGCGTCTTTGGTAGGCTGAATCGGATCTGCGTATCCTTTCTCTGCTGCTCTGGCTCTTTCCTTCTCCATATAAGCACCACGAACGATCTTATAGCCGATGAAGTAGTTCTTTTCTCTGGCTCTTTTAAGATTTTCTTCCATATATTCCAGTCTTCCCGTTCTGTACATCTGGATGGTATTCCAAACGATAGGTTTTTCCTGGTTATATTTCTCCATCATTTCCTCACAAAGGTGGTCTGCTGAATCCTGCATCCAGGTTTCCTCAGCATCTACCATTACTTTTTTATCGTTTTCGTGGCAAAGACTACATACCTCATCAAATCTTCTCACCACTCTTTCCCATTCTTCTTTCTGGCTTGTGGTAAGCTCTGCTCCTTTTCCAACTGCTTCATAGATATCAATTCTACCAAAAGCTGTAGGCTTAAAAACAATAAAAGGAATCGCCGGATTTCCTACCGAAAACCTTACAATATCCTTAATCTCCTTGCATACGGCATCAAAAGTTTCTTCATCTTCCTTCCCTTCAATAGAGTAATCAAAAATACTTCCGACACCTCTTTTGAAAAGCTGTTTTACCACTTTCATACTTTCCTCACGGGTTTCTCCTCCGCAGAATTGCTCAAATAAAGTGTTTTTTACAATTCCTGTAACGAAAGGAAAATTGTTGTGTACTGTGAAATTAAGAACAGATGTTCCAAGGCTGGTAAGAGCGGGTTGTTCAATCATTTTAAACATCCAGTAAGCCTTTCTCAATTGTGCATCTGTTTTATCTGCAAATGCAACTTTGGTATCGTTAAAAATGGGCATTCCTATTTATTAAATTTAATTACGCAAAGGTAATAATAACCTTAGTTTATTTAAAGAATTTTTTTATAATTTATGCTCTATTCCATTTAAAAGCATCGCAATAATTCCAACAAAAACCCAAAAACGTAATAGGTTCAGGGTGAAAAAGTTACTTCTTCTGGAAGAATTTAAGAGCAGATAAATACAAGAGATCATCACAAATAGACCTCCGGCAAAATAATAAGCCATAAATCCTGACACCCCTGTTTTGGTAATAATTTTCATCGAGACCGTCATTGTAAACACCAGCAATGTGATAAGGATTGTCTTTGTGTTTCTGCTTTTAAAATAATTAGGAATCGTTGTATATCCAAAAGTTTTATCAACTGTCCTTGTTAGGGTGTCTTTTACAATATCAATACATAAAAGGATAAGGAAAAGAAAGACAGCCATCAGGAATACCTTTTTAGAAAAGGTTTCATAATACACCATCATTCCAAAAAAAGGATATAGGGTAAGACTTACAAAAGTAAGATTGTTGACAATGAGAATGCGGCTTAGTTTATGGCTATAAAACCACATAAAAAACTGATAGACAACAAAGAAAATAAAAACATTATGGGAAATCATCCATGCTACTCCCAATGAAATAGCACTCAATCCCAGATACGCATACAGAAAGTATTTTTGTTTTATAAAGCTCTGAACTCTGGTTCTGAACGGTTTTACAATATGATCTTTCTCCAGATCATAAAACTGGTTGATAATTCCGCCTGCTAAAATAGTAAGAACGGTACAGAAAATAATGCCATGAACTTTAAAATCAAAAACAAAATTTCTGAAACTTTCATCCTGATTAAACAGAAAGAATGTAGAAACATAGAGTGCAAATGTAAGCAAAGCAGCTACAAAAAACCTTGCTCCGAGCAGAAAGCCCACGAATTGTGAAAATCTGTAAAATAGAGATTTTGAGATATAATTTTTAGATTGGAAAGTTTCTTTTTCAGAATTCATTCCAATCTATTTAAAATCTGTAAATCACCTCTTTTTGGAAGCCGTCAAGCATTTTTTCAGCTTTTTCGTAATCTTTGGTAAATCCCAAAATATAACCTCCACCACCACTTCCGCAGAGTTTTAAATAGTAAGCATTGGAATCCAGGCCTTTTTTCCAGATATTAAAAATACTTTCAGGAATCATGGGACGGAAATGTTCATAAGCCCAATAAGAAAGTTTTTTAAGATTTCTAAAGAAAGGATTCATATCTTTTTTCAGGAAAGAATCGATACAAGCGTTGTTGTAACGGATAAATTCTTCTTTAAGGGTTTTACGGAAACCTTCTGTTTTCATTTTCTCAAAGAAAATCTGAATCATAGGTCCTGTTTCTCCTGTAATACCCGAGTCAATCAGGAAGATGGCTCCTTTGCCCTCTTCGCCATCCGGGATGGATACTCTGTCCAGGTTTTCTTTATTTTCAATAAGAATCGGAAGATTCATATAACAGATCAAAGGATCCATTCCTGAACTTTTACCATGGAAATAGCTTTCCATTTCGCCGAAAACAGCTTTTAATTTTTTAAGATTGTCTTTTGAAATATTCTCAGGATTTAGCTTACTGATTGAATATTTTTCAAAAATCGCTGCTACCAATGCTCCCGAACTTCCTACTCCATATCCCTGAGGAATGTTGGAATCAAAGAAAAGTCCGTTTGAAATATCATTTTTCAAGCTATCGATATTCAGTTTGAAATCATCAGAAAGATCCAGCGTCGTAAGAAATTCTGAATATTTTTGCAGATGTCTGTTGGAATTAAGTTCAAATTCAGAACTCAAATCTGAAAATTTTAAAGTTCCTTTATAGAAGCTGTATGGTACAACAAGCCCCTGGGAATCTTCAATCATTCCATATTCTCCAAACAGAATTATTTTTGCATAAAATAAAGGGTTGGTCATGTTGACAATAAATCTTTTTGCAAAGTTAAAAATTATTCTGCTCAATATAAACAAAATTCAGGCCGAATTCTAACATATTTTAACAATAGATTTATTTCTATCATTTGTTGAGCATTGAAAATCAAGATTTGCAATGTAAAAAAGCCTGAAAATTCAGGCTTTTTGTTATTTATATATACGTGATTTATTGTTTGATCAACTTTTTATTTACAGTCTGTTTTACCGTTTCTATTGTGATTACATAGTTTCCTGTCTGAATAGATGAGAGGTTAACTTCATGTTGAGTCCCTTTTAGAGAAGAAGCTGAAATAACCAGCCTTCCGGATTCATCATAAATTTTATAAGCCTTCAGTGCTTCTTTGGAAGTGATAACAATAGCATTTTTCGCAGGATTCGGGTAGATACCTACTGAATTATTTTTTGCAGTAAGATCTTCTACTCCTAAAACGCCACAAGAGAAATTTACCTTCCAGCCATTATCGGTAACTCCTCCATCTGAAACAAATTTCACAGTTATTGCTCCTGAAGGGTCTGTAGATGTGAAAGGGCCAGGAATCGTATTCCCCGTCAAATTATTTCCATTGGTAAATAATGGTGAGGCAGTAGAAGTTCCATTGTAAACATACATATAATCGTAATCTTGCTCAAGAGCAAATTCGGTAAAGGTCATTGTCAATGAGGAACCAGAAGTTGGATAAAACGTTTTTACAAGATCTTCATTATCTGCATACTTTCCGGTTGGACCTCCTGTATCTGTAAATTGAACTCCATCACACCACGCGCCATCTGTCAAAAACATTTTTGATATTTGGTAGGCATTAGGTCCGCTGCAATCACTTCCCACATTAAGTTTGTAATATGTTGCCGGCTGAAGATTTGTAAAGTTAATTGCTTGTGTATTTACATTTCCAGTAGACACTACTGTTCCATCCATTCTGGTAAGTCTATGTTTCCAGGATGTTGACGTTGCATCTGTGAAAGCTGCATTTGCCGAAGTTTGTGTAATATTTGCAATATTCAGGTTGGTAACTGAAAGAGGACATGATGTTGTACAATTGGTCCCAAGACACCCTTTTGAATCGATCGTATTCCTGATCTGTGCTCCCGGCTGTACGCCAAATCCATTGGCAAAATTAATCCCAACACTAGAAACCAAATGACAATAACTCATAATAGTACCGCCTCCGGCTGGTGGAAGCGCCGCATTACATCCTTCATTGTTTCCTGATGCAGGTCCACATCCGTCAATAGCGGTATTATTCCCATTCCAGAAACAAGCATGTGTATGTGGAGAGCCTAAATTATGACCAAGTTCATGCGTCATTGCTTCTATATTCCAGGAATAAGTCGGAACATTCTGATAGGTAAAATTCACACCACAATAAGAGTATCTTGAATTAGTACAAACTCCATTTACGTAAGCTATACTTGTTGTAGCAGGATTTCTTAATAATTGTGCCAAATCACCATTAAAAGTAGTTCTTGTCGTTTTGTACTGGTTAAGGATTGCGCTTGGCGATCCTGAATAAGGATCAGTAGTCGTCCAAACAAAGACTCCACTTAGAGCTACTTTAATATTATCATTGGCATATAATGTTGAAACATTATTATGCATGGCAGTAACCCAATTAGTAGTAGTGGTTGTATCACTTCCATTTTGAGTATAAGGTCCATACCCTGCTTCGTAAAAGATTCTGACGCAATTATCCGTTTTCTTATCATTTACATGATCAGGATTAAAAGCGATCTTTTGGGATGAAACCTCTTTCAAGTCATCTGTTCCGCAAACAAATGGGTTGGAACCTGTTAATTTGGCATCTGAATAGCTGACAAAGTCATCAGAATTTTTAACTTTCCCTACAACAATATTTCCCATTCCCAAGGCAGAAGAGACTCCTACAATGTCATTATCAAAAAAGCTAAAAGCAACAATAGAGGTATTATCTCCTTTTATAATTCCCTGGTAATAAACTCCCGGGGTATATTGTACTGTATTCCCTTTTTCAGTAACTACTTTAAAATCGTTGGTGAAAATCTGGTTTTTGTACATTTCAACGGTGATAGATTGTCCACCGGCGTATGGAAAAGTAATTTCAATAAATTCAGGTTTTTCACTGACAAGCTTTTTTAATTCGGCAGACTTTAAGGAAATAACAGTAATATCTGTTGCTGCCTTTTTGTATTCGGCAAGTTTATCAGCAGAATTATTTATTTCAAACAAATCATAGCTTTTGAATGTTACTTTCGTGTTATGATATTCTGAAATTTTTTCAGCAACCGGTTTTAATTTCTGTGAAAAACTAAAAGCAAAGCATTGCAGTATGCAAAATAGTAGAACTTTTTTCATTATTTTGATTTTTTTAATGTTTACAAATTAACAAAAAAAATCAAACAATAGTGAAAAATTACTATCATTTTTTAATATTTTAAAACAAATAGCAATAAATAAGCTCAAATCACCAAAAAGATGATTGGATGAAAATAAAAAAAGA is part of the Chryseobacterium lactis genome and encodes:
- a CDS encoding UbiA family prenyltransferase, giving the protein MNSEKETFQSKNYISKSLFYRFSQFVGFLLGARFFVAALLTFALYVSTFFLFNQDESFRNFVFDFKVHGIIFCTVLTILAGGIINQFYDLEKDHIVKPFRTRVQSFIKQKYFLYAYLGLSAISLGVAWMISHNVFIFFVVYQFFMWFYSHKLSRILIVNNLTFVSLTLYPFFGMMVYYETFSKKVFLMAVFLFLILLCIDIVKDTLTRTVDKTFGYTTIPNYFKSRNTKTILITLLVFTMTVSMKIITKTGVSGFMAYYFAGGLFVMISCIYLLLNSSRRSNFFTLNLLRFWVFVGIIAMLLNGIEHKL
- a CDS encoding M12 family metallo-peptidase; this translates as MKKVLLFCILQCFAFSFSQKLKPVAEKISEYHNTKVTFKSYDLFEINNSADKLAEYKKAATDITVISLKSAELKKLVSEKPEFIEITFPYAGGQSITVEMYKNQIFTNDFKVVTEKGNTVQYTPGVYYQGIIKGDNTSIVAFSFFDNDIVGVSSALGMGNIVVGKVKNSDDFVSYSDAKLTGSNPFVCGTDDLKEVSSQKIAFNPDHVNDKKTDNCVRIFYEAGYGPYTQNGSDTTTTTNWVTAMHNNVSTLYANDNIKVALSGVFVWTTTDPYSGSPSAILNQYKTTRTTFNGDLAQLLRNPATTSIAYVNGVCTNSRYSYCGVNFTYQNVPTYSWNIEAMTHELGHNLGSPHTHACFWNGNNTAIDGCGPASGNNEGCNAALPPAGGGTIMSYCHLVSSVGINFANGFGVQPGAQIRNTIDSKGCLGTNCTTSCPLSVTNLNIANITQTSANAAFTDATSTSWKHRLTRMDGTVVSTGNVNTQAINFTNLQPATYYKLNVGSDCSGPNAYQISKMFLTDGAWCDGVQFTDTGGPTGKYADNEDLVKTFYPTSGSSLTMTFTEFALEQDYDYMYVYNGTSTASPLFTNGNNLTGNTIPGPFTSTDPSGAITVKFVSDGGVTDNGWKVNFSCGVLGVEDLTAKNNSVGIYPNPAKNAIVITSKEALKAYKIYDESGRLVISASSLKGTQHEVNLSSIQTGNYVITIETVKQTVNKKLIKQ
- a CDS encoding proline dehydrogenase family protein; translated protein: MPIFNDTKVAFADKTDAQLRKAYWMFKMIEQPALTSLGTSVLNFTVHNNFPFVTGIVKNTLFEQFCGGETREESMKVVKQLFKRGVGSIFDYSIEGKEDEETFDAVCKEIKDIVRFSVGNPAIPFIVFKPTAFGRIDIYEAVGKGAELTTSQKEEWERVVRRFDEVCSLCHENDKKVMVDAEETWMQDSADHLCEEMMEKYNQEKPIVWNTIQMYRTGRLEYMEENLKRAREKNYFIGYKIVRGAYMEKERARAAEKGYADPIQPTKDASDKNYNAGIDFVMNHLDKVSAFFGTHNEISSELIMDKMKAKSLANDNPHVYFGQLYGMSDNITFYLSDKGYNVAKYLPYGPVKDVVPYLTRRARENTSVAGQTGRELGLIKKELERRKK
- a CDS encoding mevalonate kinase family protein, with amino-acid sequence MTNPLFYAKIILFGEYGMIEDSQGLVVPYSFYKGTLKFSDLSSEFELNSNRHLQKYSEFLTTLDLSDDFKLNIDSLKNDISNGLFFDSNIPQGYGVGSSGALVAAIFEKYSISKLNPENISKDNLKKLKAVFGEMESYFHGKSSGMDPLICYMNLPILIENKENLDRVSIPDGEEGKGAIFLIDSGITGETGPMIQIFFEKMKTEGFRKTLKEEFIRYNNACIDSFLKKDMNPFFRNLKKLSYWAYEHFRPMIPESIFNIWKKGLDSNAYYLKLCGSGGGGYILGFTKDYEKAEKMLDGFQKEVIYRF